The Anser cygnoides isolate HZ-2024a breed goose chromosome 19, Taihu_goose_T2T_genome, whole genome shotgun sequence genome contains a region encoding:
- the LOC106046696 gene encoding TBC1 domain family member 24-like — translation MLQVGLSLPRAPGGAAGGFPAQPERGDGDGDGDGTGTTQAMLGSSPVTVVITSEPDTWDIDAASSCLGCGQFVDWDRMPEPEQQADIPRDILTQPPKELKRLLREGCLAASRALRAQVYHRLCQQVACRLVTPDAAVYRDVTSRLFGKHSASSHPLPDFLEGCSMPTYCLSPDGVTAVKKILICIGNLFPDITYSPTLPSLVALLLHYSEDEAQCFENISRLIASNAPHTSYIDQSFLAHRASCMTFGDLANKHCPAAHKLIASSSENVFEVYSEWLSWLFHDLPFDYAIRVFDVYLLEGQKVLYRIALALLKQYRLSVASAELEGADIKADLQAFVQNIAKHTTVDKLLERAFGIRLFSRKEIWLLQMANRKALMERGITMVQSRQSFHLAVDMQTFSSSTVTAQEMRIIWSWIPERFSLSPPLLLFSTSEDGCSLQRFYSCCEGYEPTVLLIKTTEGEVCGAFLSSDWSERKKNGATSGFFGTGECFVFTVRPEMERYEWVFIKKPELAKAVPRSRQRSPSPGPMSLLSSSPDSRSTSSNHLAVPTPQRKGRLSPFLAIRHFLLPSKTASMFMSGSREGIIIGGGGGQALSLDADLLWGHTEHCETFDNPPLCQENFRVQLLEVWGFQNT, via the exons ATGCTGCAGGTGGGCCTCagcctgccccgtgcccccgggggggcggccgggggcttCCCCGCGCAGCCGgagcggggggacggggacggcgaTGGCGATGGCACCGGCACCACACAAG CGATGCTTGGCTCGTCTCCAGTCACCGTCGTGATCACATCGGAGCCTGACACCTGGGACATcgacgccgcctcctcctgTCTGGGCTGCGGACAGTTTGTGGACTGGGACAGGATGCCAGAGCCGGAGCAACAGGCCGATATCCCCAGGGACATCCTCACCCAGCCCCCCAAGGAGCTGAAGAGGCTGCTGAGAGAGGGCTGCCTGGCGGCGAGCCGCGCTCTGAGAGCTCAGGTCTACCACCGGCTGTGCCAGCAGGTCGCCTGCCGCCTCGTCACGCCCGACGCTGCCGTCTACAGGGACGTGACGAGCCGGCTCTTCGGGAAGCACAGCGCGAGCTCCCACCCTCTGCCCGACTTCCTGGAGGGGTGCTCCATGCCCACGTACTGCCTCAGCCCGGACGGGGTCACCGCCGTGAAGAAGATCCTCATCTGCATCGGCAACCTTTTCCCCGACATCACCTACAGCCCCACCCTGCCCTCGCtggtggctctgctgctgcactaCAGCGAGGACGAAGCTCAGTGCTTCGAGAACATCTCTCGCCTCATCGCCAGCAACGCCCCCCACACCAGCTACATTGACCAGTCCTTCCTGGCCCACCGGGCCTCCTGCATGACTTTTGGGGATCTGGCCAACAAGCACTGCCCGGCAGCTCACAAACTGATAGCCAGCTCCTCCGAGAACGTCTTTGAGGTCTACTCCGAATGGTTGTCGTGGCTCTTCCACGACCTCCCCTTCGACTACGCCATCCGAGTGTTCGACGTCTACCTGCTGGAGGGGCAGAAGGTCCTCTACCGCATCGCCCTGGCCCTGCTGAAGCAGTACAGGCTCTCGGTGGCCTCCGCTGAGCTGGAGGGGGCCGACATCAAGGCGGACCTGCAGGCTTTCGTGCAGAACATTGCCAAGCACACGACCGTCGACAAACTCCTGGAGAGAGCGTTTGGCATCCGGCTGTTCTCCCGCAAGGAAATCTGGCTCCTCCAGATGGCCAACAGGAAGGCGCTGATGGAGCGGGGCATAACCATGGTGCAGAGCAG GCAGTCCTTCCACCTGGCCGTGGACATGCAGACCTTCAGCTCCAGCACGGTAACGGCTCAGGAGATGCGCATCATCTGGTCCTGGATCCCCGAGcgcttctccctctcccctccgctgctgctcttctccacCTCAGAAGACGGGTGCAGCCTGCAGAG gttTTACTCCTGCTGCGAGGGTTACGAACCCACGGTGCTGCTCATAAAGACAACGGAGGGGGAG GTGTGCGGGGCATTTCTCTCCTCCGACTGGAGCgaaaggaagaagaatgggGCGACATCGGGCTTTTTTGGGACAGGGGAGTGCTTCGTGTTCACT GTGCGCCCTGAGATGGAGAGGTACGAGTGGGTGTTCATCAAGAAGCCGGAGCTGGCCAAAGCCGTGCCGCGCTCACGCCAGCGGTCGCCTTCGCCCGGTCCCATGTCCCTGCTCAGCTCCTCCCCGGACAGTCGTAGCACCAGCTCCAACCACCTCGCCGTGCCCACGCCGCAGCGCAAAGGCCGTCTGTCCCCGTTTCTGGCCATCAGGCACTTCCTCCTGCCTTCCAAAACAGCCTCCATGTTCATGTCCGGCTCTCGGGAAGGGATCATTATCG GTGGAGGCGGAGGCCAAGCTCTGTCCCTCGACGCCGACCTGCTCTGGGGGCACACGGAGCACTGCGAGACCTTTGACAACCCTCCGCTCTGCCAGGAGAACTTCAGGGTGCAGCTCTTGGAGGTGTGGGGCTTCCAAAACACCTAG
- the CFAP52 gene encoding cilia- and flagella-associated protein 52 isoform X2, whose amino-acid sequence MAAPEGREAAGLELRAAIGFNGHIPFGLICHPNKEHLLYPLGCTVVIQDMASKKQVFLHGHTNNVSCIVVSRSGTFVASGQVTFMGFKADIILWNFWKKELLARLSLHKGKIEGLAFSPNDLYLVSLGGQDDGSVVVWNILTREAVCGSPASARSAGNTTIIECSGRRDEMFVTAGNGTIRVWELDLPNRKIRPTECQTGQLRRVITSLKGITALLLLKTGDLIVGTGEGIVALCKGSNYKAMKRIQVQGGVTSLTCRGQGHQFFVGTNMCQMYRINYTAFKEELIAACHNEAVHDIVFPVGTSDLFATCSKNDIRVWHTPENRELLRIVIPNMTCYAIEFMKDGKSIISAWNDGKIRAFMPETGRLMYVINNAHSLGVTAIAATNDCKRIVSGGGEGQVRVWAIGEKTRKLEAVLKEHISTVSCIKLKKNDQECVTASLDGTCIIWDIVRSIRKQMILANTLFKCVCYHPEEYQLITSGTDRRIAYWEVFDGSAIRDLEGSLSGSINGMDITSDGAYFVTGGDDHLVKMWDYNEGTVTHVGVGHSGNITRLKICPGNKYIVSVSADGAILLWKYPDFP is encoded by the exons ATGGCGGCGCCCGAGGgcagggaggcggcggggctggaGCTGCGGGCGGCCATCGGCTTCAACG GTCATATCCCATTTGGCCTGATCTGCCACCCCAACAAGGAGCACCTTCTCTACCCGCTGGGATGTACTGTGGTTATTCAAGACATGGCCAGCAAGAAGCAGGTGTTCTTGCACGGCCACACCAACAACGTCTCCTGCATCGTTGTCTCGAGGAGCGGTACGTTCGTGGCCTCTGGACAAGTCACCTTCATGGGCTTCAAG GCAGACATCATTTTGTGGAATTTTTGGAAGAAGGAGTTACTTGCTCGGCTGTCCCTTCATAAGGGTAAAATCGAAGGACTAGCGTTCTCTCCAAACGACCTTTATCTTGTGTCACTGGGAGGCCAGGACGATGGCAG CGTGGTTGTGTGGAACATCCTAACTAGAGAGGCTGTCTGTGGGAGCCCTGCCTCAGCCCGGAGCGCGGGCAATACAACCATCATCGAGTGTTCTGGACGCAGAGACGAGATGTTTGTTACTGCTGGAAA TGGGACCATTCGAGTGTGGGAACTGGATctaccaaacagaaaaatccgACCAACTGAATGCCAGACGGGGCAACTGAGAAGGGTGATCACAAGTCTTAAG GGAAtcacagctttgcttttgctgaagACAGGAGATTTAATAGTCGGCACTGGAGAAGGGATCGTGGCTCTCTGTAAAGGGTCAAACTACAAAGCAATGAA GAGGATTCAAGTTCAAGGTGGTGTCACTTCCCTGACGTGCAGAGGCCAGGGGCACCAGTTCTTTGTGGGGACAAACATGTGCCAGATGTATCGAATTAACTACACCGCCTTTAAAGAGGAGCTGATTGCTGCCTGTCATAACGAAGCCGTTCACGACATCGTTTTTCCTGT GGGAACTTCTGACTTGTTTGCCACCTGCTCCAAAAATGACATTCGTGTGTGGCACACCCCAGAAAACAGGGAGCTGCTGCGGATCGTCATCCCCAACATGACCTGCTACGCCATAGAGTTCATGAAGGATGGCAAGAGCATCATTTCAG CTTGGAACGATGGGAAAATCCGTGCCTTCATGCCAGAGACTGGACGGCTAATGTATGTGATTAACAATGCCCATAGTTTGGGAGTGACAGCAATTGCTGCTACAAATGACTGTAAAAGGATCGTTAGTGGAGGAGGTGAAGGGCAg GTGAGGGTCTGGGCAATTGGTGAGAAAACTCGCAAACTGGAAGCAGTTCTGAAGGAGCACATATCTACCGTGTCTTGCATTAAGCTTAAGAAGAATGACCAAGAGTGTGTCACAGCCAGCCTCGATGGAACGTGCATCATCTGGGACATTGT GCGTTctataagaaaacaaatgattCTAGCCAACACGTTGTTCAAATGTGTGTGTTACCATCCTGAAGAGTACCAGCTAATCACCAGTGGGACAGACAGAAGG ATTGCATACTGGGAAGTGTTTGATGGCTCTGCGATCAGAGATTTGGAAGGCTCGCTGTCGGGTTCCATCAATGGGATGGACATCACATCAGATGGGGCATACTTTGTCACAG GTGGTGATGACCATCTGGTGAAAATGTGGGACTACAACGAGGGTACAGTGACTCATGTTGGAGTGGGCCACAGCGGCAACATCACCCGTCTCAAGATCTGCCCTGGGAACAAGTACATCGTGAGTGTGAGTGCAGATGGTGCCATCCTGCTCTGGAAATACCCGGACTTTCCCTAA
- the CFAP52 gene encoding cilia- and flagella-associated protein 52 isoform X1, which yields MAAPEGREAAGLELRAAIGFNGHIPFGLICHPNKEHLLYPLGCTVVIQDMASKKQVFLHGHTNNVSCIVVSRSGTFVASGQVTFMGFKADIILWNFWKKELLARLSLHKGKIEGLAFSPNDLYLVSLGGQDDGSVVVWNILTREAVCGSPASARSAGNTTIIECSGRRDEMFVTAGNGTIRVWELDLPNRKIRPTECQTGQLRRVITSLKIADDDNYFYAGTSSGDILKVNTNNKLMTEYGPKEKFSLGITALLLLKTGDLIVGTGEGIVALCKGSNYKAMKRIQVQGGVTSLTCRGQGHQFFVGTNMCQMYRINYTAFKEELIAACHNEAVHDIVFPVGTSDLFATCSKNDIRVWHTPENRELLRIVIPNMTCYAIEFMKDGKSIISAWNDGKIRAFMPETGRLMYVINNAHSLGVTAIAATNDCKRIVSGGGEGQVRVWAIGEKTRKLEAVLKEHISTVSCIKLKKNDQECVTASLDGTCIIWDIVRSIRKQMILANTLFKCVCYHPEEYQLITSGTDRRIAYWEVFDGSAIRDLEGSLSGSINGMDITSDGAYFVTGGDDHLVKMWDYNEGTVTHVGVGHSGNITRLKICPGNKYIVSVSADGAILLWKYPDFP from the exons ATGGCGGCGCCCGAGGgcagggaggcggcggggctggaGCTGCGGGCGGCCATCGGCTTCAACG GTCATATCCCATTTGGCCTGATCTGCCACCCCAACAAGGAGCACCTTCTCTACCCGCTGGGATGTACTGTGGTTATTCAAGACATGGCCAGCAAGAAGCAGGTGTTCTTGCACGGCCACACCAACAACGTCTCCTGCATCGTTGTCTCGAGGAGCGGTACGTTCGTGGCCTCTGGACAAGTCACCTTCATGGGCTTCAAG GCAGACATCATTTTGTGGAATTTTTGGAAGAAGGAGTTACTTGCTCGGCTGTCCCTTCATAAGGGTAAAATCGAAGGACTAGCGTTCTCTCCAAACGACCTTTATCTTGTGTCACTGGGAGGCCAGGACGATGGCAG CGTGGTTGTGTGGAACATCCTAACTAGAGAGGCTGTCTGTGGGAGCCCTGCCTCAGCCCGGAGCGCGGGCAATACAACCATCATCGAGTGTTCTGGACGCAGAGACGAGATGTTTGTTACTGCTGGAAA TGGGACCATTCGAGTGTGGGAACTGGATctaccaaacagaaaaatccgACCAACTGAATGCCAGACGGGGCAACTGAGAAGGGTGATCACAAGTCTTAAG ATAGCAGATGACGATAACTATTTTTACGCTGGCACATCGAGTGGTGATATCCTGAAAGTGAACACAAACAACAAGCTGATGACTGAGTATGGGCCCAAAGAGAAGTTTAGCTTG GGAAtcacagctttgcttttgctgaagACAGGAGATTTAATAGTCGGCACTGGAGAAGGGATCGTGGCTCTCTGTAAAGGGTCAAACTACAAAGCAATGAA GAGGATTCAAGTTCAAGGTGGTGTCACTTCCCTGACGTGCAGAGGCCAGGGGCACCAGTTCTTTGTGGGGACAAACATGTGCCAGATGTATCGAATTAACTACACCGCCTTTAAAGAGGAGCTGATTGCTGCCTGTCATAACGAAGCCGTTCACGACATCGTTTTTCCTGT GGGAACTTCTGACTTGTTTGCCACCTGCTCCAAAAATGACATTCGTGTGTGGCACACCCCAGAAAACAGGGAGCTGCTGCGGATCGTCATCCCCAACATGACCTGCTACGCCATAGAGTTCATGAAGGATGGCAAGAGCATCATTTCAG CTTGGAACGATGGGAAAATCCGTGCCTTCATGCCAGAGACTGGACGGCTAATGTATGTGATTAACAATGCCCATAGTTTGGGAGTGACAGCAATTGCTGCTACAAATGACTGTAAAAGGATCGTTAGTGGAGGAGGTGAAGGGCAg GTGAGGGTCTGGGCAATTGGTGAGAAAACTCGCAAACTGGAAGCAGTTCTGAAGGAGCACATATCTACCGTGTCTTGCATTAAGCTTAAGAAGAATGACCAAGAGTGTGTCACAGCCAGCCTCGATGGAACGTGCATCATCTGGGACATTGT GCGTTctataagaaaacaaatgattCTAGCCAACACGTTGTTCAAATGTGTGTGTTACCATCCTGAAGAGTACCAGCTAATCACCAGTGGGACAGACAGAAGG ATTGCATACTGGGAAGTGTTTGATGGCTCTGCGATCAGAGATTTGGAAGGCTCGCTGTCGGGTTCCATCAATGGGATGGACATCACATCAGATGGGGCATACTTTGTCACAG GTGGTGATGACCATCTGGTGAAAATGTGGGACTACAACGAGGGTACAGTGACTCATGTTGGAGTGGGCCACAGCGGCAACATCACCCGTCTCAAGATCTGCCCTGGGAACAAGTACATCGTGAGTGTGAGTGCAGATGGTGCCATCCTGCTCTGGAAATACCCGGACTTTCCCTAA
- the CFAP52 gene encoding cilia- and flagella-associated protein 52 isoform X3, which translates to MASKKQVFLHGHTNNVSCIVVSRSGTFVASGQVTFMGFKADIILWNFWKKELLARLSLHKGKIEGLAFSPNDLYLVSLGGQDDGSVVVWNILTREAVCGSPASARSAGNTTIIECSGRRDEMFVTAGNGTIRVWELDLPNRKIRPTECQTGQLRRVITSLKIADDDNYFYAGTSSGDILKVNTNNKLMTEYGPKEKFSLGITALLLLKTGDLIVGTGEGIVALCKGSNYKAMKRIQVQGGVTSLTCRGQGHQFFVGTNMCQMYRINYTAFKEELIAACHNEAVHDIVFPVGTSDLFATCSKNDIRVWHTPENRELLRIVIPNMTCYAIEFMKDGKSIISAWNDGKIRAFMPETGRLMYVINNAHSLGVTAIAATNDCKRIVSGGGEGQVRVWAIGEKTRKLEAVLKEHISTVSCIKLKKNDQECVTASLDGTCIIWDIVRSIRKQMILANTLFKCVCYHPEEYQLITSGTDRRIAYWEVFDGSAIRDLEGSLSGSINGMDITSDGAYFVTGGDDHLVKMWDYNEGTVTHVGVGHSGNITRLKICPGNKYIVSVSADGAILLWKYPDFP; encoded by the exons ATGGCCAGCAAGAAGCAGGTGTTCTTGCACGGCCACACCAACAACGTCTCCTGCATCGTTGTCTCGAGGAGCGGTACGTTCGTGGCCTCTGGACAAGTCACCTTCATGGGCTTCAAG GCAGACATCATTTTGTGGAATTTTTGGAAGAAGGAGTTACTTGCTCGGCTGTCCCTTCATAAGGGTAAAATCGAAGGACTAGCGTTCTCTCCAAACGACCTTTATCTTGTGTCACTGGGAGGCCAGGACGATGGCAG CGTGGTTGTGTGGAACATCCTAACTAGAGAGGCTGTCTGTGGGAGCCCTGCCTCAGCCCGGAGCGCGGGCAATACAACCATCATCGAGTGTTCTGGACGCAGAGACGAGATGTTTGTTACTGCTGGAAA TGGGACCATTCGAGTGTGGGAACTGGATctaccaaacagaaaaatccgACCAACTGAATGCCAGACGGGGCAACTGAGAAGGGTGATCACAAGTCTTAAG ATAGCAGATGACGATAACTATTTTTACGCTGGCACATCGAGTGGTGATATCCTGAAAGTGAACACAAACAACAAGCTGATGACTGAGTATGGGCCCAAAGAGAAGTTTAGCTTG GGAAtcacagctttgcttttgctgaagACAGGAGATTTAATAGTCGGCACTGGAGAAGGGATCGTGGCTCTCTGTAAAGGGTCAAACTACAAAGCAATGAA GAGGATTCAAGTTCAAGGTGGTGTCACTTCCCTGACGTGCAGAGGCCAGGGGCACCAGTTCTTTGTGGGGACAAACATGTGCCAGATGTATCGAATTAACTACACCGCCTTTAAAGAGGAGCTGATTGCTGCCTGTCATAACGAAGCCGTTCACGACATCGTTTTTCCTGT GGGAACTTCTGACTTGTTTGCCACCTGCTCCAAAAATGACATTCGTGTGTGGCACACCCCAGAAAACAGGGAGCTGCTGCGGATCGTCATCCCCAACATGACCTGCTACGCCATAGAGTTCATGAAGGATGGCAAGAGCATCATTTCAG CTTGGAACGATGGGAAAATCCGTGCCTTCATGCCAGAGACTGGACGGCTAATGTATGTGATTAACAATGCCCATAGTTTGGGAGTGACAGCAATTGCTGCTACAAATGACTGTAAAAGGATCGTTAGTGGAGGAGGTGAAGGGCAg GTGAGGGTCTGGGCAATTGGTGAGAAAACTCGCAAACTGGAAGCAGTTCTGAAGGAGCACATATCTACCGTGTCTTGCATTAAGCTTAAGAAGAATGACCAAGAGTGTGTCACAGCCAGCCTCGATGGAACGTGCATCATCTGGGACATTGT GCGTTctataagaaaacaaatgattCTAGCCAACACGTTGTTCAAATGTGTGTGTTACCATCCTGAAGAGTACCAGCTAATCACCAGTGGGACAGACAGAAGG ATTGCATACTGGGAAGTGTTTGATGGCTCTGCGATCAGAGATTTGGAAGGCTCGCTGTCGGGTTCCATCAATGGGATGGACATCACATCAGATGGGGCATACTTTGTCACAG GTGGTGATGACCATCTGGTGAAAATGTGGGACTACAACGAGGGTACAGTGACTCATGTTGGAGTGGGCCACAGCGGCAACATCACCCGTCTCAAGATCTGCCCTGGGAACAAGTACATCGTGAGTGTGAGTGCAGATGGTGCCATCCTGCTCTGGAAATACCCGGACTTTCCCTAA